CGATGTCGACACGGCCCACAGGATGCCCATCATCGACCCGAATTACTTCGCTGAAACTGGCCCCACTGTCACGTGAGAATTTCGCCTGAACACGCGGTTCACCACCAGACGCACTAAACCAGCCCACGGCCAAGCGGTTGCCATCAGCCACCACCTGCGGGCCGTTGACCGGACACCCCGGGATCTTCCATCCGTCCTCGTGTAGCGTGACCGGTTCGGTCCAGGTGCCATCGGCAAACCGCACAACACTGATGTCCCGGATTTCTTCAGATGAACGATCGCGGTAGGCGATGAGCAGACCGTCAGCCGTTCGTGTCATGCCCGTCTGACAGCACTCGCAGATCCGGCCATCAAGCTGGTGTTCAGCCTGGAATTCCCCATCCGCGAAGGTCGTAAACATCAACGACATCTCGTTGTCACGAGCACCCTTACGAAACTTCCGTCCGTCCAGCCAGACCCCGGCGAAGCCCGACTTCCCGTACTCAGTCAGCGAGACAAAACCATGTTCGCTCAACGTTCCATCACGATGCGGCCGCCGGGGGGCACCCCAAGTCGTTCCTCCATCATCGGAGACTGACATCCAGATATCGTACTGGTAGGTTCCGTTGGCCGCCTTCTCAAGCCAATGCGCAGCCAGCCGGTTATCCGCAAACGGAAGCATTGACCCAAAATCGGCCCAATTCGCAAAAAACGCAGCAGAGGTGTGAATCGTTAGAGGCTCACTAAACGTTTGCCCATCCCACATGGCAAAACGGAACGCATGACCCTCATCATGCGATTCGAGCCAACTCAAGTAGAGTCCCGTGTCAGACGCTACGAGATTTCCGGTGAGACTAGAGCCGGGTGCAGGCGACACCAGTGGTTCAACCGTGAACGGCTGTTGGGCCCTTACCGGGGCAAGCGCGAAACTAACAACGGTTATGCCGAGAACCGAGGCCCAAACGTGTGGACGAGAAAAGTCGAAGACCATACTTAAAGTGTCAGATATGTGTTGGGTAGAATCATAACCCACCCCCTAAGCGGGGGTTGGGTCAATGTCAACTCGGATATTGCGCCACTTGCCCTGCTGAAATCGCAAGACGCTCAATACACAGCGGGTCACGTGTCCAAACACGATCGCCAGCCAAATGTCACTTGCCTCAAGTCCTCGAATCGATTGAACGATGAAACAAAGCCCAACCGGTATGATGACCTGCGACAGAATCGAGATGTAAAGTGGTCCTCTCGTGTCACCGGTGCCCTGTAACGCACCAGTAAAAGTCATCGCCACTGTGACGAAAAGCCCAGAAATTGCCAAATAGCCAAGGAGTTGCCGACCTAACACCAACACCGGCCCGTCAGTCATGCCGAACACCGCCAGGAGTGCTTCGGGAACTAAGACAAACGCCGCACCAATGACACTCGCTAAACCAAGACCATAACCAGCGGCGACCCGCGCGGACCGAGCGCTGCGCTGCGGTCGGGCAGCCCCTAGGTTTTGACCAGCCATAGCTGATGCCGCTCCCATTAACCCCACTGACGTCCAGGTGATGAACGAAAAGAGCTGCGTATAACCAACCGAATAGGCAGCTTGCGCCTCAGCACTGACGCTCAAACCACCGATAAACCGGAGCATCATCAGACCGCCGATGTTCATTACAATCCCCTGAAAACCAGCAGGCAGTCCAAACCTGAAGAGTGAGCGGATGATCCTAAGGTCGGGTTTGTAGGTCATCGTGCCAGAAAATTGGATGACTAGGCGGTTCGATGCGAGCAAATATAGAAACACTAGACCCACTACGCCACTCGCGATCACCGTGCCCATCGCTGCACCACGCGTACCGAACGACGGGATTGGACCAACACCCCGGATTAACGCGACACTGAGGATTACGTTGAGCGCAGTCATTAGGATTCCAAGTCGCATCGGGGTCTTCGCATCACCTGCAGCACGTAATGCCCCACTAAAAAGGAAAAACATGAGCATCCCAATACTGAAGACAAACATGATCCGGATATACGGCAGTGCCTCTAGCTGCACCTCAGGTGCCGCATTAATGAGACGTAGCAGCGATGGAGCGAAGTAATAGCCGAAGGGAGCAAGGACGCCGAAAGCTAGCGCGAGTGAAACAACAAACGCCTGGTATACCGAACGGTTAACTCTGTCGTGGTCACCGGCACCTGCAAAACGGGCTACCAACACTCCCATTCCAGTAAAGATCGAAGCCACAAAGACAATGACCAGGATAAAGATCTGCATACTGACACCGATCGCAGCATTGCCGATATGACCCACGTAGTTTCCGACCATCGCTTGATCGATGACGCCTTGGAGTCCACCAATCATGTTCTGTAACATCGTCGGCCAAGCGAGTCGCCACACGGCGAGACCGAGCGGTCCCTCAATGATCCGTCGATCGAACGTTTTCGTGGGTCTTGTCGTGTCGGTCATTCAGCGGACACCAGCAGCAGACATCAACCGCGGGAAATCTCTAGTGGAACGTCAGAGGCTTCAAAAAACACTAAACAGCGTCCACCCATCCGCCCATCATGCCATAGACAGGGCTACAGCAGTGGGCCATCCCCTTCGGTCCGAACAAAGTCGACAAAGCGGATTAACACCCTCTACCTACCCCGTTATCTCCAAGCTGAGACAACGGGGCTTTCCGAACCAGCGTGAAGGACCAAGATGCCGAGGCTTATCCTCTCTACAACAGATTTTGCGGTTAAGATAGGTTTGGGCTTGGATCACTGAAAGCTCTGCTAATATTTATTTTCTGCAGTGCTGATGTCCGGCACTGTGAATCAAGAAACGAGGACGGAAAATGATGAAACAACGGACCGGAATGATGAGAATTCTGGGTATGTTTGCGATGAACCTAGCTGTGGGGTTGCTCGTGGCCGGACCAGTCGACGCACAGAACACCCGCAACGACCTGCACGATGGTCCGCTCATCGAAGGGTTCGGGCGGCACGTTGACCTACCGAACGCCGATTTCGTCATGCGCACCGACGACAACATCTATAAAGTGGCTTTTGAGATCTTTCAGCCGCTGAACGCTCCAGAACGGCCCCACATGCGTCTAGAGGCAGCCGCACGTTTCATGAACATGCATGCTCATGCCGGGATCCCCCAAGAAAACTTACAAGTGAAACTGGTGTTGCACGGTGGAGGCACGCGGGCGGCAATGACAAACGAGGCGTATCAGGAACGCTACGAGATGGACAACCCAAGCTTGCCGTTACTTGAGGCACTCTCGGATGCCGGAGTCGAGATCTTTCTTTGTGAGCAATCGCGCGTTCTCAGTGGCCTCGATGCCAATGAAGTGTCGGCGCCTGTCAAGAGTGCCTTGTCGGCAATGACCGCCGTCGTAACGTTGCAGGCAGACGGCTATCAGTTCCTGACCTACTAAAACTCAAATGGAGACAACCTGATGAATCGGACGGCATCTGGCTGATGCAAGCGGGCACTAACCGCGCTCATATTATGATCATACGTCCGTAAGAGAATTCTTGTCGCCACACAGAGGGGTTGCTCGACCGCATCTCCTTCTAGTCCGAACGTGAAATGGACCTTAATGACCTCGCCTGCCAAGAGGTGTGCGCTATAGTGGAAGCGGGGCGCCGATGACGCAAATCACAAGACGGGGTGTGGCTACGATGGTAGTCATTCTCCCGCTGACCACCGCGCTTGGATGCTCGGCACCTTCAAGAGAATCGGTTCCTCCTGCTGTCGAAGTACCACGGATACCCCAAACCGGCGAGTTCGGCCCAGCATCTCACACTTACGAACTGGTTGGCCCATTGGTACCGAAGACCACGACGATGGTCACGGCCTGGGACCTCCCCCAGAACCCTCTGTCCGACCCCGCGCTCGACATACGCCAGGACGCCGACCTGATCCGCCAAGGGTTTCAGTTGTTCACCAATACCCCAGAGGCAACGCCTCGCTTTACGGCAAGTGGCATGACATGCGCTAACTGCCACCTGAATCAGGGCCAGCGCGAGTTGGCGTTACCGCTCGTCGGCACATCCGGCATGTTTCCCGAATACAACAACCGCGCAGGCCGAAACTTCAGCTTGGAAGACCGGATTGTGGGATGTTTCTATCGCAGTCAGAACGCTGTGCATGGACCGGATAACGGTGGCCTTGCAGTCGCACGCTCAGGGGCAGTGCCCTCGCCCCACAGTGTTAACACGGACACACTCGTTCTCCCCAACGTTGATTCTCAAGAAGTCATCGCGCTTGCCGCATATCTACGGTATTTGTCTGAGGGCTACACCCCTGGTGAAGACCCTCCGTGGCGAAAAAAGAATCGGATTCTTCGCGAGAACCTTCTGCCAATCGACGCGTTGGACCCACAACGTGGAGAAGCAATCTATACCGAACTGTGCGTGAACTGCCACGGTCCAGAAGGCCAGGGCGTGCAGGTCGGTGATAAGAAGGCGGGACCGTTGTGGGGACCACGGTCGTGGAACGATGGCGCCGGAATGGCCCGTTTCTATACGCTTGCCGGCTTCGTTCGTTACGCGATGCCCTATCTCGACCCTGGTAGCCTCAGCGATGAAGACGCGCAACACGTCTCTGCATTCATTATTTCAAAGCCGCGCCCATCCTATCCGTACAAGAACGAAGACTACCAAGTTGAACCGCTACCGGTCGACGCAGCGTTCTACGGTCTTGACAACGCCGAAGCCGTGTCCAGCCACCCGCAGCAGCAGCCCTAGCAGGCGCGCTCCAAAAAAAAGCTGGAGGCCGTCCAGACGACCCCCAGCGATACCCAACAATTTCACACTCAGAACGATTACTGCGGTCGGATTTTCGAAAGTAAATCCAAGGCCTGTCTCTTCTGTGCCGAGTCATTCGGGGAAAGCTCAACGAACCTTTCAAAATCGTCAGCCGCCGGGTCGTAGTTCTCTTCTTCGCCGTCAGCCAACTGTCGATTGGCCTGCACCCGAGCCATCCCCCGGTAGTAATACGGCAACGCGGTACGTGACGACCGCCTAATCGCAACGTCTAGAACCCGAATCGCATGGCCATATTCCTCACGCTCCATCAGCGTGTTCGCACTGAGGTCGATAAACGCCGCCATCCAATCGCTAGGTAACGGCCGACCGAGCCCATTAACGTAGCCATGCATCCGCTGATACTGACCCGCATCACCAGCCAACATCATCGCCTGAATCCCAATCTCGACCGGAAGCCCTGGTTCCGCCGGCGGCGCCACATCGGCCCACCACGCAAGCATGGCGTCATATTCATCCATTGCCTGTGGCAAATTACCCTCCGCCTTGTAAGTCTCCGCGACCGCGCCATGCAGATTCACGTTGTTCGGAAGAGAGAAAAGAAGCATCTGGTACTTTTCCCGTGCGCCACTATAATTGCGCGCTGCGGTATCCACCGCCGCCTGGGAAACCAGGTCCTGCATAGCCGGAAGCACGAACTCAAGGTCTTCGTTGCCACGCGGGAGAACCTCAATTTCACGCTGGGAAATAATGTATCCAAGGTGGGTTCCGTTGACGGTGATCTGCCACATCCCGGGCTTCAAATCATCAAGGTCGAAATCGCCGTCGCCACCGGCAAATTCCTG
The sequence above is drawn from the Vicinamibacterales bacterium genome and encodes:
- a CDS encoding sialidase family protein — its product is MVFDFSRPHVWASVLGITVVSFALAPVRAQQPFTVEPLVSPAPGSSLTGNLVASDTGLYLSWLESHDEGHAFRFAMWDGQTFSEPLTIHTSAAFFANWADFGSMLPFADNRLAAHWLEKAANGTYQYDIWMSVSDDGGTTWGAPRRPHRDGTLSEHGFVSLTEYGKSGFAGVWLDGRKFRKGARDNEMSLMFTTFADGEFQAEHQLDGRICECCQTGMTRTADGLLIAYRDRSSEEIRDISVVRFADGTWTEPVTLHEDGWKIPGCPVNGPQVVADGNRLAVGWFSASGGEPRVQAKFSRDSGASFSEVIRVDDGHPVGRVDIEMLGGATVMTWLERGEGGEGAVKLRRVSPSGGPSPSHPIAHTGSGRASGFPRMAVFGGDIYVTWTEAYTREGSSQVRIAKVTVE
- a CDS encoding c-type cytochrome, which gives rise to MTQITRRGVATMVVILPLTTALGCSAPSRESVPPAVEVPRIPQTGEFGPASHTYELVGPLVPKTTTMVTAWDLPQNPLSDPALDIRQDADLIRQGFQLFTNTPEATPRFTASGMTCANCHLNQGQRELALPLVGTSGMFPEYNNRAGRNFSLEDRIVGCFYRSQNAVHGPDNGGLAVARSGAVPSPHSVNTDTLVLPNVDSQEVIALAAYLRYLSEGYTPGEDPPWRKKNRILRENLLPIDALDPQRGEAIYTELCVNCHGPEGQGVQVGDKKAGPLWGPRSWNDGAGMARFYTLAGFVRYAMPYLDPGSLSDEDAQHVSAFIISKPRPSYPYKNEDYQVEPLPVDAAFYGLDNAEAVSSHPQQQP
- a CDS encoding carboxypeptidase-like regulatory domain-containing protein, with the protein product MKDYALRWMVVLSVVLAVPVAVNGQDWKGRIDLDGTVTNPAGEGLSGSTVTAVYLETGTGPNQEFAGGDGDFDLDDLKPGMWQITVNGTHLGYIISQREIEVLPRGNEDLEFVLPAMQDLVSQAAVDTAARNYSGAREKYQMLLFSLPNNVNLHGAVAETYKAEGNLPQAMDEYDAMLAWWADVAPPAEPGLPVEIGIQAMMLAGDAGQYQRMHGYVNGLGRPLPSDWMAAFIDLSANTLMEREEYGHAIRVLDVAIRRSSRTALPYYYRGMARVQANRQLADGEEENYDPAADDFERFVELSPNDSAQKRQALDLLSKIRPQ
- a CDS encoding DsrE family protein translates to MMKQRTGMMRILGMFAMNLAVGLLVAGPVDAQNTRNDLHDGPLIEGFGRHVDLPNADFVMRTDDNIYKVAFEIFQPLNAPERPHMRLEAAARFMNMHAHAGIPQENLQVKLVLHGGGTRAAMTNEAYQERYEMDNPSLPLLEALSDAGVEIFLCEQSRVLSGLDANEVSAPVKSALSAMTAVVTLQADGYQFLTY
- a CDS encoding MATE family efflux transporter is translated as MTDTTRPTKTFDRRIIEGPLGLAVWRLAWPTMLQNMIGGLQGVIDQAMVGNYVGHIGNAAIGVSMQIFILVIVFVASIFTGMGVLVARFAGAGDHDRVNRSVYQAFVVSLALAFGVLAPFGYYFAPSLLRLINAAPEVQLEALPYIRIMFVFSIGMLMFFLFSGALRAAGDAKTPMRLGILMTALNVILSVALIRGVGPIPSFGTRGAAMGTVIASGVVGLVFLYLLASNRLVIQFSGTMTYKPDLRIIRSLFRFGLPAGFQGIVMNIGGLMMLRFIGGLSVSAEAQAAYSVGYTQLFSFITWTSVGLMGAASAMAGQNLGAARPQRSARSARVAAGYGLGLASVIGAAFVLVPEALLAVFGMTDGPVLVLGRQLLGYLAISGLFVTVAMTFTGALQGTGDTRGPLYISILSQVIIPVGLCFIVQSIRGLEASDIWLAIVFGHVTRCVLSVLRFQQGKWRNIRVDIDPTPA